A genomic region of Tamandua tetradactyla isolate mTamTet1 chromosome 2, mTamTet1.pri, whole genome shotgun sequence contains the following coding sequences:
- the LOC143664190 gene encoding uncharacterized protein LOC143664190, with protein MSGHQVGRSNTYSHLNHPNNVFFPAHTPGRTCCPSLPRTNSLKRSRTPSGSEFSSCSSPSEWPPSPSSPGLPLRRICMGRPYNSKCVETSHLVHKPTETRKSACRGSSHGLVCTEGPSSPSSPSFLDHLIKGINYLDRSTTSSHTSCPQMVLSLPRLAANCLERAANSIHLDHLGHAPHCTCANPSAKEAAPNQFGACVLPSTKGASALQYMDESTNTSCMPRANAQKLTPMLPQRSGIKLPELPWFGNGILSLGRLPKIWEAIRSGWRAPEPVSKPAGWW; from the coding sequence ATGTCTGGACACCAGGTGGGTCGTTCCAACACTTACAGCCACCTAAACCACCCCAACAATGTGTTCTTTCCGGCCCACACTCCAGGCCGGACCTGCTGCCCCAGCCTTCCCAGGACTAATAGCCTCAAGCGCTCCCGCACCCCAAGTGGCTCGGAGTTCAGCAGCTGCAGCAGTCCCTCAGAGTggccccccagccccagctcccctGGACTTCCACTGCGGCGGATCTGCATGGGCCGCCCTTACAACTCCAAGTGTGTGGAGACGAGCCACCTGGTGCACAAACCCACAGAGACCAGAAAGTCAGCTTGCCGGGGCAGCTCCCACGGCCTGGTCTGTACAGAAGGTCCTTCCAGCCCCTCCAGCCCCAGCTTCCTGGACCACCTCATCAAAGGCATCAACTACCTTGACCGATCCACCACCTCCTCCCACACCAGCTGCCCCCAAATGGTGCTGAGCCTGCCGCGGCTCGCAGCCAACTGCTTGGAACGAGCCGCCAACTCCATCCACTTGGACCACCTGGGCCACGCCCCCCACTGCACTTGCGCCAACCCCAGTGCCAAGGAGGCAGCCCCCAATCAGTTTGGCGCCTGCGTGCTGCCATCCACCAAGGGTGCCAGTGCTTTACAGTACATGGACGAATCCACCAACACGAGTTGCATGCCCCGGGCCAACGCACAGAAACTCACGCCCATGCTCCCACAGAGGTCGGGGATAAAATTGCCTGAGCTCCCTTGGTTTGGcaatggaattctttccttagGCCGTCTGCCCAAGATTTGGGAAGCAATCCGTTCAGGCTGGCGCGCTCCTGAGCCCGTTTCCAAACCTGCTGGCTGGTGGTGA